In Sphaerisporangium krabiense, the DNA window TCCCCGCCGTCATGGTAACGAGAAGGCAAAACCTGGGCCAGTGCCGCGCGGGACGGCACCTGTTCACGCCGCGTTCCCCACGGCCTCACGCGGTCCCGCCCCGGCGCCGTCCGGCGGGCGGGCGGAAATGTCGGTGGCCCGGCGTAGGTTATGGAGGTGTGAGGCCGGTAACTGATTTGCAGCGCAAGGTGGCGCCCTTCGAGGTCGTCACCGACATGTCCCCGTCCGGTGACCAGCCGACGGCCATCGCCGAGCTGGAGCGCCGCGTGAAGGGCGGAGAGAAGGACAACGTCCTGCTCGGCGCCACGGGCACCGGCAAGACGGCGACCGTGGCCTGGCTCATCGAGCGGTTGCAGCGCCCGGCTCTGGTGATGCAGCCCAACAAGACCCTCGCCGCCCAGTTCGCCAACGAGCTGCGCGAGATGCTGCCCAACAACGCCGTCGAGTACTTCGTCTCCTACTACGACTACTACCAGCCCGAGGCGTACGTCCCGCAGACCGACACCTACATCGAGAAGGACTCCTCGATCAACGACGAGGTCGACCGTCTGCGCCACTCGGCGACCAACTCGCTGCTCACCCGCCGCGACACCGTCGTGGTCGCCTCCGTCTCGTGCATCTACGGCCTCGGCACCCCGCAGGAATACGTCGACCGCATGGTCCGCCTCAAGGTCGGCCAGGAGATCGAGCGCGACCGGCTCCTGCGCCGCCTCGTCGACATGCAGTACTCCCGCAACGATCTCGCGTTCACCCGCGGCACCTTCCGCGTGCGCGGCGACACGATCGAGGTCATCCCGCAGTACGAGGAGCTCGCCGTCCGCATCGAGATGTTCGGCGACGAGATCGAGAAGCTCGCCACCCTGCATCCCCTCACCGGCGAGGTCATCACCGAGGACGCCGAGCTGTACATCTTCCCGGCCTCCCACTACGTCGCCGGCCCCGAGCGCATGGAGCGCGCGATCCGCGACATCGAGGCCGAGCTCGGCGCCACCCTGGCCCGCATGGAGAAGCAGGGCAAGCTGCTGGAGGCCCAGCGGCTGCGCATGCGCACCACCTACGACATCGAGATGATGCGCCAGGTCGGCACCTGCTCCGGCATCGAGAACTACTCGCGCCACATCGACGGCCGCGAGGCCGGTTCCGCGCCCAACACCCTGCTCGACTACTTCCCCGAGGACTTCCTGCTCGTCCTGGACGAGTCCCACCAGACCGTCCCCCAGATCGGCGCGATGTACGAGGGCGACGCCTCGCGTAAGCGCACGCTGGTCGAGCACGGCTTCCGCCTGCCCTCCGCCATGGACAACCGGCCGCTCAAGTGGGAGGAGTTCCTCGACCGCATCGGCCAGACCGTCTACCTCTCGGCGACCCCCGGGCCCTACGAGCTGGGCCGGGCCAAGGGCGAGGTGGTCGAGCAGGTCATCCGCCCGACCGGCCTGGTCGACCCCGAGGTCGTCGTCAAGCCGACCAAGGGGCAGATCGACGACCTGGTCCACGAGATCCGCGAGCGTGCGGAGAAGGACGAGCGCGTCCTGGTGACCACCCTCACCAAGAAGATGGCGGAGGATCTCACCGACTACCTGCTGGAGCTCGGCATCCGCGTCCGCTACCTTCACAGCGAGGTCGACACGCTGCGCCGCATCGAGCTGCTCCGCGAGCTGCGCATGGGCGAGTTCGACGTCCTGGTCGGCATCAACCTGCTCCGCGAGGGCCTCGACCTGCCCGAGGTGTCGCTGGTGGCCATCCTCGACGCCGACAAGGAGGGCTTCCTGCGCAGCGAGACCTCCCTGATCCAGACCATCGGCCGCGCGGCCCGCAACGTCTCCGGCCAGGTCCACATGTACGCCGACCGCGTCACCCCGTCCATGGAGCGCGCGATCGACGAGACCAACCGCCGCAGGACCAAGCAGGTCGCGTACAACGAGGCCAACGGCATCGATCCCCAGCCGCTGCGCAAGAAGATCGCCGACATCCTCGACTCGCTGGCCAGGGAGGACGCCGACACCGACCGCCTGCTCGGCGCCGGCCGCCAGCAGAGCCGCGGCAAGGCGCCGGTCCCCGGCATGGCCGCCGCCCGCCAGGCCGGCCAGCACGCCAAGGCCATCGCGGGCGAGATGCCCCGCGCCCAGCTCGAGTCGCTGGTCCAGTCGCTCACCGAACAGATGCACACCGCCGCCGCCGACCTCCAGTTCGAGGTCGCCGCCCGCCTCCGCGACGAGATCAAGGAACTCAAGAGAGAACTCAGAGACATGCAGGAGGCCGGCGTCCACTAGCCCACCGGCCGGACATCTCCACCGCCCCGTCCGGCTGGAGCCGTCCACAATGCCTCTCCCTGCATTGTCGAGCTGCCCCTTTTCCGCGGCGTGGTCGGCGCGTCGGCTTCGGTGTCATGGGGAAGTAGGGGACGTCGCACGTTCTCGGTGACGTCGCCGGGCGTTAGGGTGGAGATCACGCGGCGGAAGAAGCGCCGGTTCGTCGGAGATGTGGTCGCCGGCCGATGCGCGGGGTCATGGGCGGCGGTCACCGGCGGGCATGCGGAAAAGTCCGGCGGGGATCAATGGCGGCCCCACGCCGGGCGGAGCCGCACGCACGTCCCCTGTACGCCTTCCGGCGGACTGCGGGCCCCCAGGTCGATCGGTACTGGCCGGAGCCGACCAGTGGCCGTCGGCCGGCGCCGATCAGTGAAGATCGGCCCAGGTCAACCAGTGCCGACCAGGGCGGATCAACGCGCATCTGTGCCGATCAGTGCCGATCAGTGCCGATCAGTGAAGGAAGGTGGCCGTGATGACCGCCGGACCGGCGCCTGGCCATAGGTGGCAAGTTCATGGGCCCACCAGTGAGCGCATCCTCGCCGGCATGTCGCAAGACTGGCCGTGGCTGGTGGAGGAGGCGTCCCTGGTGCTGGTCGAGGTGACGCTCGACGCGGTCGCCGAAATGGGAGATCTGTCGTTGACCCAGCTCAGAGCCCTCCTGGCCGTCGATCGGCACGGGCCACTGAACCTGAGCTCCCTGGCGACCCGGCTGAACATGTCGCTGTCGGCGGCCGGCCGAATGGTGGACCGTCTCGACGGCTTGGGCCTTTTGCAGCGCTTCCCCGCCCCGCACAGCAGGCGCGAGATCCGCATCGACACCACCTCGGACGGACGTGAGGTCCTGGAACGGCTGCGCTCAGCACGCCGGCGACGCATCGGCACGGTACTCGAACGCCTCACCCCCGACGCCCGCACACAACTCACCCACGTCCTCCAGGAGTTCACCGCCGCAGACGCGTCCCGAGACCACGACGACCTCACCCTGTAGAACCCCTTCACAGCCACGTGAGCGCGGAGCCGGTGCTTTTATGGCCGGAAGAGGTCTTGTGACGCCCACCCGTGCAGGTCTGTCGTGGTTGGCCGCCGTTAGCCCACCCATGGGTACGTGCCTCAGGGCCGGTCAGGGGTATCGCGGTGGTCATGGCGGGTGTGGGTGGTGGGCGATGTCGTGAGATATGTCCTGGGGTCGACGGCGCGAGTGCTCGGCCCTGCACACCGAGCGGCACGTGCGTCGGTAGTACCGATCATGACGCTGGTTGCAGCTGCGGGCGCGAGGTCGTAGACGCGGAGCCGGTGGTTTCGGGCGCGAAGAGGTCTGTGAGGCCCACCCGTGCGGGTCCGTTGTGGTTGGCCGCCCTTAGCCCACCCATGGGTACGCGCCTCAGGGCGGGTCGGGGGGTATCGCGGTGGTCATGGCGGGTGTGGGTGGTGGGCGATGTCGTGAGAAATGTTCTGGGGTCGACAGGCATGAGCACTCGGCCCTGCACACCGAGTGGCGCGTGCGTCGGTAGTACCGATCATGACGCTGGTTGCAGCTGCGGGTGCGAGCTTGTAGACGCGGAGCCAGTGGTTTCAGGGCGGGAAGAGGTCTGTGAGGCCCACCCGTGCGGGTCCCCTGTGGCTGGTCGCCGTTAGCCCACCCAGCAGTCGCTCACATCGGCGACCATCGCCCTGCCCTGATCGCCGCCGGACCCC includes these proteins:
- the uvrB gene encoding excinuclease ABC subunit UvrB, with protein sequence MRPVTDLQRKVAPFEVVTDMSPSGDQPTAIAELERRVKGGEKDNVLLGATGTGKTATVAWLIERLQRPALVMQPNKTLAAQFANELREMLPNNAVEYFVSYYDYYQPEAYVPQTDTYIEKDSSINDEVDRLRHSATNSLLTRRDTVVVASVSCIYGLGTPQEYVDRMVRLKVGQEIERDRLLRRLVDMQYSRNDLAFTRGTFRVRGDTIEVIPQYEELAVRIEMFGDEIEKLATLHPLTGEVITEDAELYIFPASHYVAGPERMERAIRDIEAELGATLARMEKQGKLLEAQRLRMRTTYDIEMMRQVGTCSGIENYSRHIDGREAGSAPNTLLDYFPEDFLLVLDESHQTVPQIGAMYEGDASRKRTLVEHGFRLPSAMDNRPLKWEEFLDRIGQTVYLSATPGPYELGRAKGEVVEQVIRPTGLVDPEVVVKPTKGQIDDLVHEIRERAEKDERVLVTTLTKKMAEDLTDYLLELGIRVRYLHSEVDTLRRIELLRELRMGEFDVLVGINLLREGLDLPEVSLVAILDADKEGFLRSETSLIQTIGRAARNVSGQVHMYADRVTPSMERAIDETNRRRTKQVAYNEANGIDPQPLRKKIADILDSLAREDADTDRLLGAGRQQSRGKAPVPGMAAARQAGQHAKAIAGEMPRAQLESLVQSLTEQMHTAAADLQFEVAARLRDEIKELKRELRDMQEAGVH
- a CDS encoding MarR family winged helix-turn-helix transcriptional regulator, with product MSQDWPWLVEEASLVLVEVTLDAVAEMGDLSLTQLRALLAVDRHGPLNLSSLATRLNMSLSAAGRMVDRLDGLGLLQRFPAPHSRREIRIDTTSDGREVLERLRSARRRRIGTVLERLTPDARTQLTHVLQEFTAADASRDHDDLTL